The Akkermansiaceae bacterium genomic interval ATGCCACCGCCAATCTGCCGGTCGTGAGCCGCAATGGTTCGAACCTCACGATCACCTACAAGCGTTCCAAGAAGGCTCTTGGAATTGCTTGGACCCCTCAGGTTTCCGACAATCTGGTCGATTTCAGAACCACTGGAATCACCCATTCCAAAGTAGGCGAAGATTCGGAAGTCGAAACCTGGACGGCCACGGTCACGACGGCCGGGTTTCCGAAGAGGTTCCTGAGGATCAACGTCGAATAAGCATGTTGGCCATGACGACAACGAAAGAGAATGACGAAAAATTGCTCAGAATAGACATCGGCAGAGACAGCATCCTCACAACAGCAGGCCCTGCTTGAAGCCTATGAATCGATCGGTTTGAGCGGCCCGGGGTTCGGTGCAACCGGGATCGGCTGCCGCTTGAGAACACGCTTCCCCCCGGGCACCGGAGCATTCAGAGAATCGATCCCGGCCCGTAGGCGGCGGCCTCCGGGCTGGCTTGTTCCAGCTTGCGGACTTCTGAGGCGAACGCGTTGATCTGGGCTTTCGCGGCGCCGCTTTCGCGGTCGCCCCTGGAAAGAATGGCATCGAGGGCGGCGCGGTCGAGGCCGAGGCGGGAGTCCCCGGCAAGGCGTTCGACGAGGTTGTTTTTCTCCACCTTGCCGGTGCGCAGGTCGTTCACGGTCGCCACGGCGTGTTCCTTGATCGCTTTGTGCGCGGTTTCGCGGCCGACACCGGCTTTCACCGCCTCCATCATGATGGTGGTGGTCATCAGGAACGGCAGGTAGTGGGTGGTTTCCGCGGCGATGACGGCCGGGTAGGCGTCCATCTGGTCGAGCACGGTGAGGAAGGTTTCGAAGAGTCCGTCGATGGTGAAGAAGGCGTCCGGCAGCATGACGCGGCGGACCACGGAGCAGGAAACGTCGCCTTCGTTCCACTGGTCCCCTGCCAGGCCCGCTGCCATGGCGAGGTGGCCCTTGAGAATGACGTGGAAGCCGTTCACGCGCTCACAGGAACGGGAGTTCATCTTGTGCGGCATGGCGCTGGAACCGGTCTGGCCGGGGGCGAAGCCCTCGCTGGCGGTTTCGTGCCCGGCCATCAGGCGCAGGGTCTTGCAGAGAGAGGACGGTCCGGAAGCGAGGTCCGTGAGGGCGGCGACGACGCGGAAGTCGAGCGAGCGTGGATAGACCTGGCCGACGTTGGTCCAGACAGCGGGCATGCCGAGGTGGGCGACGACGCGTTGCTCCAGCTCCGCGACCTTGGCGGCATCCCCTTCGAACAGGGAAAGCTGGTCCATCTGGGTGCCGACGGCGCCTTTCAGGCCGCGCACGGCGTATCCGGCGATGACGGCATCCAGCGCGGCGAGGGCGGAAAGCAGTTCCTCACCGAACATGGCGACGCGCTTGCCGAGGGTGGTCGGCTGGGCGGCGACGTTGTGGGTGCGGGCGGTGAGAATGAGATCGCCCCATGCTTCCGAACGCTCGCGGAAACGGCGGAGCGCGGAGACGGTCTTGTCACGGATGATGAGAAGGGAGCGGAAAACCTGGAGCTGCTCGACGTTCTCCGTGAGATCCCGTGAGGTCATGCCTTTGTGGATCTGCTCGTGCCCGGCGAGGTCGTTGAACTCCTCGATGCGGGCCTTCACATCGTGGCGGGTCACGCGCTCCCGCGCCATGATGGAGCCGGGGTCCACGCTGTCCTTCGCCTTTTCGTAGGCGTCGATCGCTTCCTGCGGGATGTCGAGGCCCAGATCCTTCTGGGCCTTCATCACCGCGATCCAGAATTCGCGTTCGAGGATGATCCGGCCTTCGGCGGACCAGATGGCTTGGATGGCGGAGGAAGCGTAGCGTTCGGCGAGGACGTTGGGAATCACGCGCCGACTCTGGCGGGCCGGTCAGCGGGATTCAAGAGACACTTCGGATGTTTTCGGAAGTCCGCGGGCTTCCGCAGCGGCCAGTTTTTTCTGCCGCTCGATGAACATCACCACCGCTCCGAAGATCATCATGACCGTCACCACGCAGTAGAAGCCCCAGATGGATCCCTTTCCGGCGGTGAAGCCGTAGTTGTGGAGGCCCACCCCGAGGAAATTCACGTGCCACCAGGAGAAGACGACCACGCAGGCGGTGAACAGGGAGGCAAGGTGGAGGCCCCATTCCTTGATGTAGCCGCCGAGGCGGGCATGGAGGATGGCCAGCGTCCAGAGCACGATCATGAGCGCGCCATTCTCCTTCGGGTCCCATCCCCAGAAGCGGCCCCAGGAGTAGTTCGCCCAGATGCCGCCGAGGACGGTGCCCACCAGCGAGAGGAACAGGGTGAGGCAGATCATGCCATAGACCGCCCGGGTGAGGGAGCGGCGCATGTCCTTTTCCCCGTTGTCCAGTCCCAGACCCCGCATGAGGATATAGGCGGACGAAAGGACCGCGGCGGCGAGACCACCACAGTAGCCCAGCGCGATGGTGATGACGTGGGTGGCGAGCCAGAACTTCGAGTCCAGCACGGCCACCAGCGGATCCATGTGATCCTTCCCTTCCCCGAGTTCATAGCGGCGGGAAAGGATGATGAGCAGGACCCCCGCGATGGGCGCGAGGCCGAGGGCGAAGCGCCGCTTCGTCATCAGCTCGGTGATCAGGCAGAGGAACACCACCACGGCACAGATGAAGATGATGGTGTCGTAAAGGTTGCCAACCGGCGGCCGGCGCATGATGAGGCACCGCTCGACGATGGCGATGGTGCAGAGCACGGCACCCGTGGTCGTCAGCAGAGCGGTGATGCCGCCGAAGATCCTGCCCGCGGTGCTGCGGCCGGTCGCCCACATCACGAGCGCGCAGACCATCCCCACGACGAAGCACACCATGGTCCAGTAGAACCAGTCCGCGCGGTAGTAGTGGGCTTCCAGGCCGATGCGCTTGTATTGCCCGCGCTCCTCGGCCCGTTTCACGAAGCGGTCATGGACGGCGGACAGCTCCGTGCGGAAAGCCTTGTCGTCGTCAGGCTCCACGGCGCGGACGAGTTTTTCGATGGCCTTGATGTCCTCGATGGCCGTCTTGGAATCCCCCGCTTCCTGCTGCATCACGGTCCAGATCAGGTTTCCGGCGGTGTTCCACTTGGTTTCCGACCTTTCGGACGGAGGCACCATGAAGAGTCCGAATTTCGAGAAATTCGCCAGGTCCACCACCTGCTGGAGCAGGTTCTGCATCTGCGGGTTCATCGGCAGGCCGGCCTGCTGGTCTTCCGCGAGCTTCCGCTTGATGACGGGAGCGGTGAGCATGATGTCGCTGATGTCGGCGCGGCGGTCCGGATTCCCATCCGTGCCCGTGCCAGCCAGCGTCACTCCGGAGCGAGCAAAGCTCATGTAGCCGAGGATCGCCTCATAGTTCCGGATGTTGTAGGCGAGCGTGATGGTCTGTTTCTGGACCGGGTCCCGCTTGCTGTCGGCGATCTTCTCGTAGGAAAGCGCCAGCTCGATGATCTTCTCCCGGCCTTCCTCGATGTCCGCGTAGCTGTAGCGGTCACGCTTGCCGCGGATCTTGATGCCCGCGTTCGAGAGGATCTCGGAGTTGTCGATGCCGAAGGTGGGCAGATCGACCGCCAGCTTCGGGCGGAAAATCGAATCCATCATCCACTCGGTCGGGGAAATGGTGATCTTCTTCCCGCTCTTGCCCTTGATCTCCATGGAGCGCGCCTGGTGGAGCGACATCATGGTGAACCCGGCCTGGGAGGACAGCGGCTTGATCCGTCCGCCTTCCTGGACCGGCAGGGTCTCGAACAGCCTGACGGTTTCGTCGCTCCATGGCACGTAGGCCGGGAGTTCACGGACCTCGCCCTTCGGGCGGTTGTCCTTGGCGACCTGGAGGAGCACCAGTATGACCGCGCCGAAAGCGAGTCCGGCGGCGATCCAGCGGCCTGTGGTGGGTTTTTTCTCAGACATTGCGTTTCTTGGATGTGGTTCCGATGATGAAGCCGTAGAGCTTCATGATGAAGTGCACCAACAGGCCGAAGGTGACGATGTAGAGGCTGTATTCCGGCCATTTGTCCGCCGGGTTTTTGACGATCTCGAAGACGGAGAACAGATTGTCCCCGGGGCCGGCGCCTTCAGGGCCGTAGCTGGCCTGGAAGAAGGTGAGGCCCTCATAGCGCATCGGCTCGTTCATTTCGATGCGGATCTTGGCTTCCGCGCCGTTCTCGATGCGGGTGATGTCGCTGATGAACTTCGCCGGGCGGGTGGTGCCGGGGTGGAAGTCCGCGGTGAACTTGTCCAGCTTCACCTGGAATGGCATCGGCCACAGGCGCTTGCGCATGTCGATGGTGAAGACACGGTCGTCCACGCGGACGGTGTAGGGATACAGGCTGGCACCGGTGAGGATGAAGATGGGGGACTTTTCACCATTCTTGTAAAGCAGCCTCGCGTGGCAGCCCGCGGTTTTCCGCTCTTCTTCGACCGCCTTGCCCCCGACCTGCTCCTCCTGTTGTTCGAGGAAGTAGCCGTCGAAAAGCTGCTCGCCATTCCGCGGCGCGCGCTCGGTGGCGGCGATCGGCACGGCATAGCCGTAGTAGGCGGTGATCTCCAGGTCAAAGGGCATGTCCGGCAGGCGGAAGATGCGGCGTCTCTCACCCTCCAGTTGCTTGAGATACTGGTTGCCGATGACGCGGATGTTCTCCGGCTTGTCGTTCTTGATCTCCGCCGCTTCGACCACCCACTCGAAGTAATCCTGGGCGACGTCGCTCACCCTTCCTTCATGGATGGCCATGTTGCCACGCTTGGAGAAATGGTCGGTCACCCCACCACCGATGAGCATGAAGATGATGCCGAAGTGGGAAATGAGCACCCCGGCCTGCTTCCAGCCCTTGCGGATGCGGACGATGCCCCCGAGCAGCAGGTTGAGCGTAAGCAGCGCGCAGACGTAGTAGCCGCCGGGAAGCGGGATGGTCAGCGGGTTGCCGTTCACGCGCGGGTACCAGGTGTTCTCCGGGGAGACCGCGTCTGGCAGGACGTAGAGCGCGCGGTAGTCGAAGTATTTCCGCAGCGTGGGATAGAGGCCGTTATGGATCTGCTCCAGGGTGGCCAGCCAGGTCAGGACACCCAGCAGGACGAGGAGGAAAGTGGCCAGCCCGAGGCCGGAAAGGAAGTTGAAGACACGCATCCCGGGGTTACCGGATTTCCGGACGGGCGGGAGCGATTCGGAGGATTCCATCATGGGTTGGCGGGAAAGTTGGATACGGTGCGGAATGCGGGGATCATTCAGCGCCTGTGAGGCGGAGTGAGGAGACGAGTTGCTTCAGTTGCGGTTGGGCGTTGGCGACCTCATCCTTCGGGCCGACCATTTTCACGGTCAGGATCTTGCCGTTGACGGAAACGACCACGCCGGAGAGCGCGGAGTCGGACTGGGCGGCCGCGCCCATGGCACCGGTGTAAGTGCCTTCCGCGGTGACCCACACGCCATGGCCACCGGCCGCGTCCGCATGTTCCAGCGCATCCAGCCCGGCTTGGTCCACGTGCTCCTTGCCGAACTCACCCAGCCAGCGGTTCACGTTGTCCAGCACGCTGCCGCCGACGATGGAAACCCAGGCCTCCCCCTTTCCGCTGTCGCCGAACCGGTAGTTGAGCGCGCGGAACTGGTTGGCCGGCGCGGTGCGCCATCCTTCCGGAAGATCCGCCTGCACGGGACTGGGCTTCGCGTCACGGAAGCGTTCGTCGCTGGTGGCGAAAAGCTTCAGTTTCTCGTCCGCGGTGGTGATGCGGCGTGTCTCGGTGACCGTCAGATCCTCGAATACCTCCGGCTTCTTGTCGCAGCCGGACAGGAACAACAGACCGGCGGACAGGCAGATCGGGACGTTTCTCATGCCTGCGGGGTTAGTCTCGCGGGCAAGTCCATGCAAGAGGAATCCGGCAGGAAGCATCCGCCTGATCGTGGGATGACATTTTTGAAAGTTATTGGAATAAAACAACGATGCCCCCCCTTGTCTTTCCGGCGGCTGTCAGCGGATTTTCCAGATCTTCACATCGTCGATCCAGACGGTGCGGGGGATCAGCAGGAGCCGACTCAGAAAGGTTCTCATGGCGGATGTACCCGGACGCCGGGATGCGGAAATTTCAAGGTCGCCCCCATGAAGGGCAATCACAAAGCCGGATTTTCAGCGCGCGGCCCGGCGGATCTCCTCGTTGCTCAGGCTGCGGTTGATCATGGCGAATTCATCGATCCGGCCGTTGAAACTCCGGCTCTCGACGTACTTGACCCGTTCACCGGGAGGAGCGTCGAAGTTCCCGAGATTCGCAAGCCCGAGCCGGACCGGAGTGGGGCGGTTGATTGGGCCGGAGGCGATCTGCTCACCGTTGACGAAATGCCTCATCATTTTCCCATCGCCATCAATGACGGTGGCGATGTGCATCCAGCGACCGAGATCCCTCCGTGTCACCACCACGGGACTTTCAAGACGCTCCCAGGAGCTGTATTTCAGATCCTTCGAAGCACGCATTCCAATGATAATCCGACCGGATTGCCCCAGCTTCCAGTGGATCTCCCCGACTTCCTCCGGACTCATCGTGAGAAGCGAACTGTGTTCAAGAAGAATGCTGTCCACGCGCACCCAGGCCATCAGCGTGAGGGAGGGCATACTCCCGGAAATCCGGAAGCGGACGCGGTCACTGGTCTTGGTGAAGCCGATGGCACTCTTTCCCGGCCAGCGCCCCGAGAGGGCTTCGCAACCGACCACCGTTCCGAAACTTCCCGTGTCCGCCATGGCCGCCCGGTTGGGAAGAATGGAACTCCCTGGCTCGCGGTTCTCGAAATCGAAATAAACGAGGAGGCCCGGTGTCGAACGGAACGAATCCGACGCCTCCCTCCATGTCTTCCATTGTGCTTCGCTTTCGAGCACTTCCTCCTTGTAAAGCGCGGCGGGATCCATGAACGAACCACGGTCCGCCCGAAGGCTGACCACGGTCCCCTCCCGGATCGCCAGTGCGCTCCCCTGCCGTAGCTCGCGGATGGCGGAGGCGGGCACCTTCCCCTGGAGTTCCACCTCCCCCTTGAAGACGTGAACCTCGCAGTCCCCCGGTTTTTCGACATTCATGCCGAACTCGGTCCCCCTGTCCACCACACGGAGATCCGCAGCAACGACGGTGAAGCCTTCCGCAGGTGGCGGTACATTCGCGATCAGCTTGCCCTTATCAAGCCTCATCAGAAATGGAGAGATCAGCTCGAGCGAGGCAGGCCCCTCCACAATCACGGTGGCTCCGCTGTAGAAGTCCAGGCGGAGATTCCCCTTGCGGAAGTGCAGCCACCCCTTTGGCAGGGGGCTTCCAGCCAGGAGGCGCGGGGTGCCGTCGCTCCATTCCACTCCCGTGGTCGGGCCCAGCATCGCCACATCCGCATGCGGGGAGCCTCTCCGCGGTTGTCCGGAAATCCGAGGTTCGCCGGGCATCCTCTCCGGTTTCCTATCCCCTGCCATCTCCGACGCCCTCTCAGGGGGATTTCCAGAGCGATGGAAAACCGGCCATGCCAGAAGCAGGCAGGCGGCGATACCCGCCCCCGCACACAGGAGTTTCAGAAGCCGCCGCGGTTTCGGAGGCACCGGCACGACGTCTGCCGGCAGGGGTTCCAGCGACATCTCCCTCAACGCCCATTCGCGCGTGAGGCCATGCCAGTCGGCATGGTCGAGAAAGATCTCCCTTGCTCTCGATGAGCCGAGCAACATCGCTTCGAACTCCCTTTTCTCGTCCGGCTTCAGCCTTTGGTCGAAATAGGATTCAATGAGGTGGTTCAATCTCGCTTCGTCGAACATCGGTGATCAAGGGGTGTTGGTGGACATTTTCCGGATCACACATTCTCTCAGGAAAGTGCGCGCACGTGAAAGGGTGACATTCACGGATTGAACGGTGCATCCCATGAGATTCGAGATTTCAGGGGGCAGATGGTCGTTCTGGTAGCGGAGGATGATCGAACGCCGGGCCTGCGGCGCAAGCTCCGAAAGGCAGTCGGCCAGCAGGCACAGCCGTTCGTCGGTCTGGTGTGGGAAATCCCGCTGCTCCGCCCCCAAGGCCTCGAGGACATCTTCCGAAAGTGTTTCGAACCTTCCGCCGATCGATGTCCGGATCATCTCCAACGATTTGAACCGGGCGATCACCTTCACCCATGCCGGAAAACTCGACCCCAAGGTGAAGGTGCGCGCCTTCCTCGTGATCACCAGAAACACCTCCTGCATCACGTCATCCGTAAGGGAGAAATCCGGGATCATCGAGAGGATATAACTCCGGATCGCGGGCTGGTGCTGCAGGAACAATCGCTGCACCGCCTCCGTGTGGGCTGCGTCGTGGACTTCGGAATTCTCGGACATTTTGCAAAGGCTCCTATCAAGGATGATTCCAGAAGCCGCGGAACTTAGCATACCAGGGTCATTTTTATCCGAATCATCAAAAATTTTCTCCATCCATGCTAAGTGGGGACGGGTCGCAACTCATTTTATCATAACGCATGGGAACAATCCATGTCGTCAAAAAGCCAAACCCAATGAAAAGCATCCCATCCTTGGCCATCGCGGTCCTGGGCCTGGCCGGCGGACTGTCATCCGCCGCAAACCTCATGCTCGATTTCGGGCCGACCGCGGTCGGCTCCGACTACCAGACCCTGAGCCCGGGACACAATTCCGGCACGGTACCCACCGGCCAGGTGACATGGAACCAGATCAGTTCGATGATTCCACCCTCCCTTTTCTACGGAGACGGAACCGCGACATCCGGGATAACCCTGACGATGGGGCAGGAAAGCACCCCCGGCAACAATTCGGTCGATTTTTCCACCGCCATCACCAATCTGGCTCTGGCTGGCAGCGGAGGAGGTACCGCCGGAAGGCAGAACCTGCTCACCACCGGCTCGATTTATGGAAACAACTCCAGCAGCACCGCGGTTTCGCGGGATGGATTCTTCGGTGGAGGCTCCGGCTCCGTCGGTTCCGCGGTCGGCCTCCGCTTGGACGGACTCGCATCCGGCCGGTATCTGATCTACGTGATGGCGAGGAACACCAACTCCAATGCCAACCCCGGCGCGGCGATGAACGTCTATGCCAATACCGGGGAGAGTTCCGAAACCTTCGATTTCAGCTCCCTGTCCGCATTCAGCCAGAGCAATATCACTTATGCGACTTCGGGCTACACCGACCAATACACCCATTTCGTGAATGGGGGGAACTACGTGGTGATCGACATCATGATCGCGGACAACGACTCCCTCTTCCTTGCAGTCGATGGCACGGGTTCCGAGAACCGCGGCTTCCTGAACATGGTGCAGATCGTCCAGATTCCGGAACCGGCGTCCGCATTCCTGGGGGCGGCGGGATTCCTCCTCTTCTTCCGTCGCAGGAGGTGAGGACCCCGTGGATCTCCTGCCCGATGTCACCGGGCAATCCGCGATGAGTCCCTCTTGCCCTTGTCCGCTTCCCGGTCTAGAAGCGCGCCGTGGAATCCATCCATTATCACAACCGCGAAACCGGAACCCTCGATACGGAGAAAGTCTATGGCGAATCCTTCCTGCGCTGGGCGTATGGAAATCCGCTGGGACCGGTGGCGTTGAACGCCTTCATCAAGAAGCCGTTCTTCTCCGCTTGGTATGGGAAGCGGATGAGCACTCCGGAGTCGAAGTCCCGCATCGCGCCGTTCATCGCGGAATATGGGCTGGACCCTGCGGATTTCGCGGAGTCTCCGGACGCCTACGGCAGTTTCAACGAGTTCTTTTACCGCAAGCTGAAGCCGGAAGCCCGCCCGATCGACCGGGACGCGAACAGCGTGGTCTTTCCCGCGGACGGCAGGCACCTGGGTTTCCAGAAAGCGTCCGCCATCGAGGGTGTGTTCGTGAAGGGCCAGAAATTCGACCTTTCCGCCCTGCTGGGTGACGCGGAACTGGCGGCGAAGTATGCGGACGGCGCGCTGGTGCTGTCCCGCCTGTGCCCGGTGGACTACCACCGGTTCCATTTCCCCGCCGCGGGCATCCCGTCGGAAACGGTGGTGCTCAACGGCCCGCTGTTCTCCGTCTCCCCCATCGCCCTGCGGAAAAACCTGGGCTACCTGTGGGAGAACAAGCGCACGGTCACACGGCTGGAGACGCCGAACCTGGGGACCGTGCTCTGCATGGAGATCGGTGCGACCTGCGTGGGCACCATCGGCCAGACCTTCGATCCGGGCAGTCCGGTGGACAAGGGCGCGGAGAAGGGCTACTTCGCATTCGGCGGATCCTCGACGATCACCATTTTCGAGCCGGGTGCCGTGTTGCTGGAGAACGACCTGCGGCACCACTCCGCGAAACAGGTGGAACTCTACGCGAAGATCGGCACCCGCATGGGCTACGCGTCTTGACCTTCGGCCGGAAAGGCGCAGCTTTCATCCGTCCCGCCGCTCATGCCCACCCACCTGAAAACGCTCGAAACCCATGCCCGGAAGGCTCTCGAACCGGCGCTGAACGGACAACTGTCCCCCGCGGAGCGGATCTCCCTCTACAAGCGTTTCCTGAAGATCGAGCAACACCGGATCTACCTCCGCCACCGCGCCGGAGCGGGCGGGCTGGAGATCGCCCGCGCCCGGGCCGGGCTGATCGACACGGTGGTCGGTTCCATTTTCCAGGCCGCGCTGAACAACCGCGGTGGCAGCGAACTACCGATGGCGGTGGTGGCGATCGGTGGCTATGGCCGTGGCACTCTCAACCCACGCTCGGACGTGGATATCCTTTTCCTCCTTCCCCGGGCCTCATCGAAGCTGCCGAAGGCCCAGCAGGAACTGCTTCAGGAAGTGCTGTATCTCCTGTGGGATGTCGGCTTCAAGGTGGGGCACGCGTGCCGCTCGATTGTCGAATGCATCCAGGAAGCGGCGAACGACCAGCTCAACAAGACGGCGCTGATCGATGCCCGGTTGGTGGCCGGGGATGCCGCGCTTTTCGCCGACTTCGAGAAGCGGTTCGCCACGGATTGCCTGGACAAGAAGAAGGACGAATTCTTCGAACTCCGGCGGCAAGACCTGCGCAGCCGCCACAAGAAATACTCCTACACCGTCTTCCTCCAGGAGCCGAATGTGAAGGAAAGCTGCGGTGGCCTGCGCGACTACCAGAACATCCTGTGGGTGTCCCGGGTGAAACGCGGAACGTCGGACCCGCAGTCGCTGGTGGACGACCGCCTGCTCACCGCGACCGCCTACAAGGAGATCGAGGAAGCCTACGATTTCCTCCACCGCGTGCGCAACGAACTGCACTACCACACCCGCAAGGGCACGGACCAGCTCACGCTGCAGCTCCAAGGTGTGGTGGCCACCTCTTTCCGCTATCCCCAGCGCGGCATCCTGCGCCGGACGGAGGAGTTCATGCGGGACTACTACCGCCACACGCGAAACATCTACCAGCACACCACCTCGCTGATGGAGATCTTCGAGATCGAGCAGGAGCGGAAAGCGGACACCCGCCTCACCTCATTCCTGACCTTCCGGAAAAAGAACCGCGAGGAGTTCGACGGGTTCGTGGCCCGCGACGGCCGGATCTACCCGGAGAACAATGACATTTTCAAAGACGACCCGAACCGGCTGATGCGGCTGTTCCAGCACCTTCAGGTGCGCGGCCTGCGCCTCAGCCCGCCGATGCGCAAGCTGGTGAAGGCCCACTGGGAGGACATCGACCGGCCCTTCCGCTACTCGAAGGCGAACCGCCAGACCTTCCAGGCGATCCTGGAGCGCAAGGGCGACGTGGCGCGCGCGCTGCGGCGCATGCACCGGGTGGGCGTGCTGGGCCGCTACCTGCCGGAGTTCGGCGCGCTGGACTGCCTGGTGCAGCACGAGTTCTTCCACCGCTACACGGCGGATGAGCACACGCTCCGCTGCATCGAGGAACTGGACAAACTGGTCGGTGAAACGAATCCGTCCCGCGCGATCTACAGCCGCCTTTTCCACCAGATCGAGGACGCCTACGGTCTTTACCTGGCGGTGATCCTGCATGACACGGGCCGCGCGGAGAACGTGCGGGAACACATCGACGGCTCCGCCATGCTGGCGGCCCGGCTCTGCAACCGCCTCCAGATCCACGGCGAGCGCCGCTCCCTCATCATGTATCTGGTGGACAACCACCTCACCTTCTGGCGCACCGCCACCACCAGGAACCTGGAGGATCCGGAGGTGATCGCGGAATTCGCCTCCATCGTCAAAACGCAGTCGCGGCTGGACGCGCTGTTCCTTTTCACCTTCGCGGACTCGAATGGCACATCGCCGGATTCCTGGAACAGTTGGAAGGAATCCCTGATGCTCCAGCTCTACAAGTCCACGACGAATTTCCTGAAGAACGGCCGGGAGCAGTATTCCCGCCAGCTCGACGAGGACCGGACCGCCCTGCGCGACGAGGTGATCTCGATCATGCGGGAGGACTACCACCCGGATGTGCAGCGGCATTTCGAGCGGATGCCCGCCGCCGCCTTCACCTTCCGCCAGCCGCAGCACATCGTCACCCAGGTGCGCACCATCCGGCATTTCCTCCAGCGCGAAGAGGACTCCGGGGACCCGAACTCGACGTGCATCAAGTGGATCGACCACCCGGACGGCGGCTACACGGAGATCGTGCTGGCCACGTGGGACAAGCCGTTGCTGCTGGAGAAAGTCTGCTGCGCCCTGGCCGCGGAGCAGATCAACATCCTTTCCGCGGACTTCTTCACCCGCACCGACGGCATCGTGGTGAACATCTTCCGCATCAACACCACCAACTTCGAACCGGTGTCCGATGCCGGGCTGCGGAGGCGTTTCCTCGAAACCTTCGAGAAAATCCTGCGCTCGGAAAAACACGAGCCGGAACTCTACCTGCGGCGCAGGGCGAATTTCCTGAAGCCTCGACCGGAACAGGATCTGCCCATCCCCGTCCGGGCCCACGTGACCAACGACGTCCACCCCACCTGTACGACGGTGGAGATCCAGGCGCTCGACCGCATCGGCCTGCTGCACGACCTCTTCCACACCATCAACCGCCACGGCCTCAACACTGCCCATGCCCGCATCTGCACGGAGAAAGGCGTGGCGATGGACACCCTCTACATCACCACCCAGAACGGTGAAAAGGTGAACGATCCGGCCTTGCTGGACCATCTCCGTGAGGACTTCACCAAGCTGGTGGCACGCGGCGAGAATGACTGATGTCCGGCGGTTCCGCAGAGATCATTTAAGTAATCTTAAGAAAAATGCGAAATCACGGAAGATTCTGCTTGGCATCCGCCGACAAATGATCCAATTTCCGCGCCCGCCCGCTACCGGGCAACCCGAAACTTCTTCCATCATGGCCGTAGCTCTCCGTCTCAACCGCAAGGGAACCAAAGACCGCCCTTATTATAAAATCGTCGCTGTGGACAGCCGCAAGCGCCGCGATGGCCGTTATATCGAGCAAGTCGGCACCTACGACCCGCTTCTTGAAGGCGTGAACTACACCATCGACCTGGAGAAGGCTGACAAGTGGCTCGGCGTCGGCGCGAAGCCGTCCGAAACCGTCAACAGCATCATCCGCAAGGCCCGCACCGCCTCCAAGGCGTGATTGGGCGCTGGCATCCGCCGGCATATCCATCTTACATCAACCGCGTTCCTGAAAGGGACCGCGGTTTTTTCTTTTCGTGACCCCGCATGTCCGGAAGCCAGCCACTCCTCCGCTTTGACCGGTTCATGGATCGTGCCCTGCATGATCCGGAGACGGGATACTATGCCCGGCGGATCACCGGCGTGGGCCGCGGCGGGGACTTCACCACCGCCCCCACCCTTTCCAAGGTGACGGGAAAGGCGGTCGCAGCCTGGGCGGCGGCGGCGATGAAAGCATGCGGCACCTTCCATTTGATCGAGATCGGCCCGGGTGAAGGAAAGCTGGCGGCCGCGGTGCTGGAGCATCTGCCGTGGTTCACCCGCCTGCGGACAAAGCTGCATCTGGTCGAGACGTCCCGTCCCCTGGAAGAGATCCAGCGGAAGCTGCTGGGCAACCGTGCCACCTGGCACCGGACACCCGCGGAGGCCCT includes:
- a CDS encoding adenylosuccinate lyase: MIPNVLAERYASSAIQAIWSAEGRIILEREFWIAVMKAQKDLGLDIPQEAIDAYEKAKDSVDPGSIMARERVTRHDVKARIEEFNDLAGHEQIHKGMTSRDLTENVEQLQVFRSLLIIRDKTVSALRRFRERSEAWGDLILTARTHNVAAQPTTLGKRVAMFGEELLSALAALDAVIAGYAVRGLKGAVGTQMDQLSLFEGDAAKVAELEQRVVAHLGMPAVWTNVGQVYPRSLDFRVVAALTDLASGPSSLCKTLRLMAGHETASEGFAPGQTGSSAMPHKMNSRSCERVNGFHVILKGHLAMAAGLAGDQWNEGDVSCSVVRRVMLPDAFFTIDGLFETFLTVLDQMDAYPAVIAAETTHYLPFLMTTTIMMEAVKAGVGRETAHKAIKEHAVATVNDLRTGKVEKNNLVERLAGDSRLGLDRAALDAILSRGDRESGAAKAQINAFASEVRKLEQASPEAAAYGPGSIL
- the ccsA gene encoding cytochrome c biogenesis protein CcsA, with the translated sequence MSEKKPTTGRWIAAGLAFGAVILVLLQVAKDNRPKGEVRELPAYVPWSDETVRLFETLPVQEGGRIKPLSSQAGFTMMSLHQARSMEIKGKSGKKITISPTEWMMDSIFRPKLAVDLPTFGIDNSEILSNAGIKIRGKRDRYSYADIEEGREKIIELALSYEKIADSKRDPVQKQTITLAYNIRNYEAILGYMSFARSGVTLAGTGTDGNPDRRADISDIMLTAPVIKRKLAEDQQAGLPMNPQMQNLLQQVVDLANFSKFGLFMVPPSERSETKWNTAGNLIWTVMQQEAGDSKTAIEDIKAIEKLVRAVEPDDDKAFRTELSAVHDRFVKRAEERGQYKRIGLEAHYYRADWFYWTMVCFVVGMVCALVMWATGRSTAGRIFGGITALLTTTGAVLCTIAIVERCLIMRRPPVGNLYDTIIFICAVVVFLCLITELMTKRRFALGLAPIAGVLLIILSRRYELGEGKDHMDPLVAVLDSKFWLATHVITIALGYCGGLAAAVLSSAYILMRGLGLDNGEKDMRRSLTRAVYGMICLTLFLSLVGTVLGGIWANYSWGRFWGWDPKENGALMIVLWTLAILHARLGGYIKEWGLHLASLFTACVVVFSWWHVNFLGVGLHNYGFTAGKGSIWGFYCVVTVMMIFGAVVMFIERQKKLAAAEARGLPKTSEVSLESR
- a CDS encoding cytochrome c biogenesis protein ResB, translating into MMESSESLPPVRKSGNPGMRVFNFLSGLGLATFLLVLLGVLTWLATLEQIHNGLYPTLRKYFDYRALYVLPDAVSPENTWYPRVNGNPLTIPLPGGYYVCALLTLNLLLGGIVRIRKGWKQAGVLISHFGIIFMLIGGGVTDHFSKRGNMAIHEGRVSDVAQDYFEWVVEAAEIKNDKPENIRVIGNQYLKQLEGERRRIFRLPDMPFDLEITAYYGYAVPIAATERAPRNGEQLFDGYFLEQQEEQVGGKAVEEERKTAGCHARLLYKNGEKSPIFILTGASLYPYTVRVDDRVFTIDMRKRLWPMPFQVKLDKFTADFHPGTTRPAKFISDITRIENGAEAKIRIEMNEPMRYEGLTFFQASYGPEGAGPGDNLFSVFEIVKNPADKWPEYSLYIVTFGLLVHFIMKLYGFIIGTTSKKRNV